Proteins encoded by one window of Macaca mulatta isolate MMU2019108-1 chromosome 10, T2T-MMU8v2.0, whole genome shotgun sequence:
- the LOC144331872 gene encoding uncharacterized protein LOC144331872 codes for MGNTQSTPLSLLTSNFKEVKARGHDLGMEIRKGKLITLCRSEWPAFDVGWPPEETFRLAVITRVKSKIFLPGRAGHLDHIPYILIWQDLVENPPPWLSPFQLASEPCKALVARPLKSKQPTAPPPHPVLPDSGDPLFTEPPLYPSGPQAPAPRAESWEGAGGREAADAPGPTPRAESRERAGGGEAAGTHRPAERESNFEGPVGRTRGRTSQTSPPQPPDSTVALPLREIGPPDDTGIPRLQYWPFSTTDLYNWKTQSAWFSDNPKDLLALLDSVMFTHQPTWDDCQQLLRILFTTEEQERIQVEARKLVPGDDGQPTANPDLINATFPLTRPAWDYNTAEALQKIHQEIWPKLKELYETGPPPTPHPYQPGDWVLVKRHQQKTLEPRWKGPLQVLLTTPTALKVEGIASWIHYTHVKPVDPTSDLLGPIMAAAEAPDTWTVDRAKNNPLKLTLRRQHSSLQTCS; via the exons ATGGGTAATACCCAGAGCACTCCTCTATCTCTCCTTACAAGTAATTTCAAAGAAGTTAAAGCAAGGGGCCATGATCTTGGTATggaaatcaggaaaggaaagctAATTACTCTGTGTCGCTCCGAATGGCCTGCCTTTGATGTGGGGTGGCCACCCGAAGAGACCTTCCGGCTTGCTGTCATTACTAGGGTAAAAtccaagattttcctacctgggcGTGCGGGCCACTTAGATCATATCCCatatatcctcatatggcaggaccttgttgaGAACCCGCCTCCTTGGCTGTCCCCTTTCCAATTAGCCTCTGAACCCTGTAAGGCACTGGTTGCTCGACCACTAAAATCCAAGCAACCAACTGCCCCCcccccccatcctgttctacctgatagCGGGGACCCACTGTTCACAGAACCCCCTCTGTACCCCTCCGGGCCCCAGGCCCCGGCCCCCCGGGCTGAGTCGTGGGAGGGAGCAGGCGGACGGGAGGCGGCCGACGCACCCGGACCCACCCCCCGGGCTGAGTCGCGGGAGAGAGCAGGCGGGGGGGAGGCAGCCGGCACTCACAGGCCCGCTGAAAGAGAAAGTAACTTTGAAGGGCCGGTGGGGCGGACGCGAGGGCGCACTTCGCAGACTAgccccccccagccgcctgactccacggtggctttaccccttcgggaaataggacccccagatgacacaggaatccccaggctccagtactggccattctccaccactgatctgtataactggaagactcagagtgcttggttttcagacaaccccaaagatttactggctttactggatagtgtcatgttcacccaccagcccacttgggatgattgtcagcagctcctccgaatcttgtttaccacggaagagcaagagagaatacaggtagaagctagaaagctggtcccgggggacgacggtcaaccgactgccaaccctgacctcataaacgcgacctttcctctgaccaggccggcgtgggactacaacacggcagaag ccttgcagaaaattcatcaagaaatctggcccaagctgaaggaactatatgagaccggtcccccgccgacaccccatccgtaccagccgggagactgggtcctggtcaagCGACACCAACAAaagaccctagaacccaggtggaaaggaccactccaggtactcctaaccacacccaccgccctgaaggtagaaggcatcgcgtcgtggatccactacacccacgtcaagccagtggacccaacctctGACCTTCTAGGACCAATCATGGCGGCGGCTGAAGCACCGgacacgtggactgtggacagagctaaaaacaaccccttaaaactcaccctgcgccggcagcatagctcactgcaaacatgcagttag